A genome region from Bufo gargarizans isolate SCDJY-AF-19 chromosome 2, ASM1485885v1, whole genome shotgun sequence includes the following:
- the IRF1 gene encoding interferon regulatory factor 1, with translation MPVSRLRLRPWLKEQIESNKIPGLTWINKEEGIFQIPWKHAARHGWDIEKDACLFRSWAIHTGKFKIGEKEPDPKTWKANFRCAMNSLPDINEVRDRSVYKGSSAVRVYKMLPVQVKTDKKERKSKCLKESKHRQKKKTEGSSAEELEEAVKSCQLPDDHSSYTANLYSTPEIDITSTDFLDLNECEVTSSGSEWKDPIDVPMPDSTDDMYSTLQVSPMGTEEDDDGAAEEIYKMLEPIVWQQANVDGKGYLSSEPGSQTSFLQEYSPLYDAIRSSEFELRVTTEMKSGYDFNLHELTSAIMC, from the exons ATGCCTGTGTCACGTCTGAGGCTGAGACCTTGGCTCAAAGAGCAGATTGAATCCAATAAAATCCCTGGCCTGACATGGATAAACAAG GAAGAAGGCATTTTCCAGATTCCCTGGAAGCACGCCGCACGTCATGGTTGGGATATTGAGAAAGATGCATGTCTTTTCCGTAGCTGGGCTATTCATACTG GAAAGTTTAAAATTGGTGAAAAGGAGCCAGATCCAAAGACTTGGAAAGCTAACTTCCGCTGTGCAATGAATTCTTTGCCTGATATTAATGAAGTGAGGGATAGAAGTGTATATAAAGGTTCCAGCGCTGTCAGAGTCTACAAGATGCTGCCCGTTCAGGTCAAGACAGATAAAAAAG AACGCAAATCCAAATGTTTAAAGGAGTCCAAGCACAGACAAAAGAAAAAG ACAGAAGGCTCATCTGCAGAGGAGTTGGAAGAAGCTGTGAAGAGCTGTCAACTCCCAGACGACCACAGCAGCTACACAGCAAATTTATATTCAACACCGGAAATCGACATCACCAGCACAGATTTCTTGG ACTTGAATGAATGTGAAGTTACCAGCAGTGGGTCTGAATGGAAAGATCCAATTGATGTGCCTATGCCTGATAGCACAGATGATATGTACTCTACTCTACAGGTGTCACCCATGGGCACTGAAG AGGatgatgatggagctgctgaagAAATTTACAAG ATGTTAGAACCTATAGTTTGGCAACAGGCGAACGTGGACGGCAAAGGATATTTATCCAGTGAACCTGGAAGTCAAACTTCTTTTTTACAAGAGTATAGCCCCTTATATGATGCCATCAGATCATCAG AGTTTGAACTCCGAGTTACTACAGAAATGAAATCGGGATATGATTTCAACTTGCATGAATTGACATCAGCCATTATGTGCTAA